A genome region from Paradevosia shaoguanensis includes the following:
- a CDS encoding sigma-54 interaction domain-containing protein — protein MRLLIVGALEGQLSEATKLAMEGGAKVAHAPSVEIALATLRAGRGADLLLVDVMVDIPTLIAGLEAERIAVPVVACGTETNAAAAVNAIRAGAKEYIPLPPDAELIAAVIAAVARDSSDFLFRDPAMGRVVKLADQIAPSDASVLITGESGTGKEVMAKHIHAHSKRVQKPFISVNCAAIPEALLESELFGHEKGAFTGAVARRIGKFEEANGGTLLLDEISEMDIRLQAKLLRAIQERVIDRVGGTKPVPVDIRILATSNRNLAEAVREGSFREDLLFRLNVVNLKLPPLRERPGDIAALSEHFVAKYSKANGLSLRTLSEEARAELLRAPWPGNVRELENTLHRAVLLASGDIIGPDAIAMPDGTGLSDAVRAHSLASQAAQTAETLSRILVGRTVADVERDLILDTLDHVLGNRTHAANILGISIRTLRNKLNQYADEGIAIPGPGEQRSSAA, from the coding sequence ATGCGACTCCTCATTGTAGGCGCCCTCGAAGGTCAGCTCAGCGAAGCCACCAAGCTCGCCATGGAAGGCGGCGCCAAGGTCGCCCACGCTCCGTCCGTCGAAATCGCCCTGGCCACGCTGCGCGCCGGCCGCGGTGCCGATCTGCTGCTGGTCGATGTGATGGTCGATATCCCGACCCTCATCGCCGGGCTCGAAGCCGAGCGCATCGCGGTCCCCGTGGTCGCCTGCGGCACCGAGACCAACGCGGCCGCCGCCGTCAACGCCATCCGCGCCGGCGCCAAGGAATACATCCCGCTCCCGCCCGACGCCGAGCTCATTGCCGCCGTCATTGCCGCGGTTGCCCGCGATTCCTCTGACTTCCTCTTCCGCGACCCCGCAATGGGCCGCGTCGTCAAGCTCGCCGACCAGATCGCCCCCTCCGATGCCTCCGTCCTCATCACGGGCGAAAGCGGCACCGGCAAGGAGGTGATGGCCAAGCACATCCACGCCCATTCCAAGCGCGTGCAGAAGCCGTTCATCTCGGTCAACTGTGCCGCCATCCCCGAAGCGCTGCTCGAATCCGAACTTTTCGGCCACGAGAAGGGTGCCTTCACCGGCGCCGTGGCCCGCCGCATCGGCAAGTTCGAGGAGGCCAATGGTGGCACGCTCCTGCTCGACGAAATCTCCGAGATGGATATCCGCCTGCAGGCCAAACTGCTGCGCGCCATCCAGGAGCGCGTGATCGATCGCGTTGGCGGCACCAAGCCCGTTCCGGTCGATATCCGCATCCTTGCCACGTCCAATCGCAATCTCGCGGAAGCCGTGCGCGAAGGCAGCTTCCGCGAAGACCTGCTGTTCCGCCTCAACGTCGTCAACCTCAAGCTCCCGCCCCTGCGCGAGCGTCCGGGCGATATCGCGGCGCTGTCCGAGCATTTCGTCGCCAAGTACTCCAAGGCCAACGGCCTCTCTCTGCGCACCCTCTCGGAGGAAGCGCGCGCTGAACTCCTGAGGGCTCCCTGGCCCGGTAACGTGCGTGAGCTGGAGAATACCCTTCATCGCGCCGTCCTTCTGGCCTCAGGCGACATCATCGGCCCCGATGCCATCGCCATGCCCGACGGCACCGGCCTTTCGGACGCCGTGCGCGCCCACTCCCTGGCCAGCCAGGCTGCGCAGACCGCCGAAACGCTCTCGCGCATTCTCGTCGGCCGCACGGTGGCGGATGTCGAACGCGACCTGATCCTGGATACCCTCGATCACGTGCTGGGCAACCGCACGCACGCCGCCAATATCCTGGGTATCTCGATCCGTACCCTGCGCAACAAGCTCAACCAGTACGCCGACGAAGGGATCGCCATCCCCGGGCCCGGCGAACAGCGCTCCAGCGCGGCCTAG
- the fliN gene encoding flagellar motor switch protein FliN, which produces MSDPTETGFDLEEMDAPAESAPDTTEKTAADLEAVFDVPVRVSVVLGRTRMPVADLLRLDTGSIIELDRQVGEAIEIYVNDRLVARGEIVLVENRLGVTMTEIIKAA; this is translated from the coding sequence ATGAGCGATCCCACCGAAACCGGCTTCGACCTCGAAGAGATGGACGCCCCGGCCGAGAGCGCCCCGGACACCACCGAGAAGACCGCCGCCGATCTCGAAGCCGTCTTCGACGTCCCGGTCCGCGTCTCGGTCGTCCTCGGCCGCACCCGCATGCCGGTCGCCGATCTCCTTCGCCTCGATACCGGTTCGATCATCGAACTCGACCGCCAGGTCGGCGAGGCCATTGAGATCTACGTCAACGATCGTCTGGTTGCGCGTGGCGAAATCGTGCTCGTCGAGAACCGCCTCGGCGTCACCATGACCGAAATCATCAAGGCTGCTTAA
- a CDS encoding FliH/SctL family protein, protein MANPLRRFTFDLDLGRASAEPQPSFSETQLSEATADARQEGYAQGYADGEQSASVLAARALSAAAENIAARGIEMAAAVDDARAETLREAVSLATSIGTKLASTLIARYPLAEIEALIAECLATIDNAPHLVIRCEPGLADAVKEIATARMATSSFAGRLVVMGDPEVAMGDCRIEWVDGGLVRDVSAISAEIDKRVAAYLAARGASRREEN, encoded by the coding sequence ATGGCCAATCCGCTCCGCCGCTTCACCTTCGATCTCGACCTGGGCCGCGCCTCCGCCGAGCCGCAGCCGAGCTTTTCGGAAACCCAGCTTTCCGAAGCCACCGCCGACGCGCGCCAGGAAGGCTATGCGCAGGGCTATGCCGATGGCGAGCAGAGCGCCAGCGTCCTCGCCGCCCGCGCTCTCTCCGCTGCCGCAGAAAACATTGCGGCGCGCGGCATCGAGATGGCCGCCGCAGTCGATGATGCCCGCGCCGAAACCCTGCGCGAGGCGGTGAGCCTTGCCACCTCGATCGGCACCAAGCTCGCCTCGACCCTCATCGCCCGCTACCCGTTGGCCGAGATCGAGGCGCTGATCGCCGAGTGCCTCGCCACCATCGACAACGCCCCGCACCTCGTCATCCGGTGCGAGCCGGGCCTTGCCGATGCGGTCAAGGAAATCGCCACAGCGCGCATGGCGACCTCAAGCTTCGCCGGCCGTCTCGTGGTCATGGGCGACCCCGAAGTGGCCATGGGCGACTGCCGTATCGAATGGGTAGACGGTGGCCTGGTCCGCGACGTCTCCGCCATTTCCGCTGAAATCGACAAACGTGTTGCGGCCTATCTCGCCGCCCGCGGCGCTTCGCGCCGAGAGGAGAATTGA
- the fliG gene encoding flagellar motor switch protein FliG translates to MASSSQLMTNNAPRAPQLVVGADATQRALNGDEKAAVLLLALGPDYGKPIWDELDDMEIRALSRAMAHLGPITQEMLDELLIEFVTNISSSGALAGNAETTQRLLSSFLPADRVDAIMEEIRGPAGRNMWEKLSNVQEDVLANYLKNEYPQTIAVVLSKIASEHAAKVLAILPEELAIDVVQRMLGLDPVQKDILEKIEATLRTEFMSTLSTTKRRDSHEQMAEIFNSFDRQTEARFLTTLEDRDREASERIKALMFTFEDLTKLENSAIQTVLQKIDKKELAMALKGASDAVKDFFTANMSQRSAKMLRDDMADMGPVRLKDVDDAQSRLVGIAKDLAARGEIVIAKSKGDEQMVL, encoded by the coding sequence ATGGCCAGTTCTTCCCAGCTCATGACCAACAACGCGCCGCGCGCACCACAACTGGTGGTGGGCGCGGACGCTACCCAACGCGCGCTCAATGGCGACGAGAAGGCTGCCGTGCTGCTGCTGGCGCTCGGCCCCGATTACGGCAAGCCCATCTGGGACGAGCTCGACGACATGGAAATCCGCGCCCTCTCGCGCGCCATGGCCCATCTCGGCCCGATCACCCAGGAAATGCTCGACGAGCTGCTTATCGAGTTCGTCACCAACATCTCGTCCTCGGGCGCGCTGGCCGGCAATGCCGAAACCACGCAGCGCCTGCTCTCCTCGTTCCTCCCGGCCGACCGCGTCGACGCCATCATGGAGGAAATCCGCGGTCCCGCTGGCCGCAACATGTGGGAGAAGCTCTCCAACGTCCAGGAAGACGTCCTGGCGAACTACCTCAAGAACGAGTACCCGCAGACCATCGCCGTGGTGCTCTCCAAGATCGCTTCCGAGCACGCCGCCAAGGTGCTGGCCATCCTCCCCGAGGAACTGGCCATCGACGTCGTGCAGCGCATGCTCGGGCTCGATCCGGTGCAGAAGGACATCCTCGAAAAGATCGAGGCGACGCTGCGCACCGAATTCATGTCGACCCTCTCCACTACCAAGCGCCGTGACAGCCACGAGCAGATGGCGGAAATCTTCAACTCCTTCGACCGCCAGACCGAAGCGCGCTTCCTCACCACCCTCGAGGACCGCGACCGCGAGGCCTCCGAGCGCATCAAGGCCCTGATGTTTACCTTCGAGGACCTGACCAAGCTCGAGAACTCGGCCATCCAGACCGTGCTCCAGAAGATCGACAAGAAGGAACTGGCCATGGCGCTCAAGGGCGCGAGCGATGCGGTCAAGGACTTCTTCACGGCCAACATGTCCCAGCGCTCGGCCAAGATGCTGCGCGACGACATGGCCGATATGGGCCCGGTCCGCCTCAAGGATGTGGACGACGCCCAAAGCCGCCTCGTCGGCATCGCCAAGGACCTTGCCGCGCGTGGCGAAATCGTCATCGCCAAGTCCAAGGGCGATGAGCAGATGGTGCTCTAG
- the fliF gene encoding flagellar basal-body MS-ring/collar protein FliF: MARVAAMGVVAVLMLGFFAFLVMRASSPQLAPLYSGLSLEDSSAIVRELQTMGTPYELRGDGETIMIPRDQITTVRMNLAGNGLPARGQVGYEIFDQQNTLGATSFVQNINNVRALEGELARTISSLARIKSARVHLVLPERELFRRERKDPTASIVVSVRGELSNGEIRAIQHLVGSAIEGLNPNKVSIIDDSGRLLASGAVDGVDGLLTAEAQDRVVSLEERYRTRVEDMLANVLGAGRSRVQVSAELNLDRSTKTSERFDPDGQVVRSTQTRDNANSSNNGQTDAGVSVANELPGTTANGGTGTNSTEQQQAAEETTNYEISKTTETAITEAGGIKKLSVAVVVDGRYSTDTTGNSVYAPRDQTEIDQIKSLVRSAIGFDEARGDQVEVVNMQFAERPEAQGPGTDGPGLFDFTRDDLINWAQMGVTLIISLALVFFVMRPLVKRVLAPEDRAPLALPPSAEVEAGLPAVPDLPEEANPPTAAPWVNGAKAMGEAQLETLKSVGQLVDENPKQAALIVRDWLSSNSAAA, from the coding sequence ATGGCCCGGGTGGCAGCTATGGGCGTGGTCGCCGTCTTGATGCTCGGGTTCTTCGCGTTCCTGGTCATGCGGGCGTCGAGCCCGCAACTTGCGCCGCTTTATTCGGGCCTGTCCCTTGAGGACTCGTCCGCGATCGTGCGTGAGCTGCAGACCATGGGTACGCCCTACGAGCTGCGTGGCGACGGCGAAACCATCATGATTCCGCGTGATCAGATCACGACGGTGCGCATGAACCTGGCCGGAAACGGCCTGCCGGCCCGCGGCCAGGTCGGCTACGAAATCTTCGACCAGCAGAATACGCTGGGCGCCACCAGCTTCGTGCAGAACATCAACAATGTTCGCGCGCTCGAAGGCGAGCTGGCCCGCACCATTTCCTCGCTGGCCCGCATCAAGAGCGCCCGCGTGCATCTGGTCCTGCCCGAGCGCGAGCTTTTCCGCCGCGAGCGTAAGGACCCCACCGCCTCGATCGTCGTTTCCGTGCGGGGCGAACTCTCGAATGGCGAAATCCGCGCCATCCAGCATCTCGTGGGTTCGGCCATCGAAGGCCTCAACCCCAACAAGGTCTCGATCATCGATGATTCGGGGCGCCTTCTGGCCTCGGGCGCCGTCGACGGCGTCGACGGGCTCCTGACCGCCGAGGCGCAGGACCGCGTCGTCAGTCTCGAAGAGCGCTACCGCACCCGCGTCGAGGACATGCTGGCCAACGTTCTTGGCGCCGGCCGCTCCCGGGTCCAGGTGAGCGCCGAGCTCAATCTCGACCGTTCGACCAAGACCTCCGAACGCTTCGATCCGGATGGCCAGGTCGTCCGCTCCACGCAGACGCGCGACAACGCCAATTCGTCCAACAACGGCCAGACCGATGCGGGCGTCTCCGTTGCCAACGAACTGCCCGGCACGACCGCCAACGGCGGCACCGGCACCAACAGCACCGAGCAGCAGCAGGCCGCCGAAGAGACCACCAACTACGAGATCTCCAAGACCACCGAGACGGCAATCACCGAAGCCGGCGGCATCAAGAAGCTCTCGGTCGCCGTCGTGGTCGATGGCCGCTACTCGACCGATACCACCGGCAACTCGGTCTACGCCCCGCGCGACCAGACCGAGATCGACCAGATCAAGTCGCTTGTACGCTCGGCCATCGGGTTCGACGAAGCCCGCGGCGATCAGGTCGAAGTGGTGAACATGCAGTTCGCCGAGCGTCCCGAGGCCCAAGGCCCCGGCACCGACGGTCCCGGTCTCTTCGACTTCACCCGCGACGATCTCATCAACTGGGCGCAGATGGGCGTGACCCTCATCATCTCGCTGGCCCTGGTGTTCTTCGTCATGCGTCCGCTGGTCAAGCGCGTGCTGGCTCCCGAGGACCGCGCCCCGCTCGCCCTGCCCCCGAGCGCCGAAGTCGAGGCCGGCCTGCCCGCCGTTCCCGACCTGCCCGAGGAAGCCAATCCGCCGACGGCCGCACCCTGGGTCAACGGCGCCAAGGCCATGGGCGAAGCCCAGCTCGAAACCCTCAAGTCCGTGGGCCAGCTGGTCGACGAAAATCCCAAACAGGCGGCGCTCATCGTGCGCGACTGGCTCTCTTCCAATAGCGCGGCGGCTTAG
- a CDS encoding glutathione S-transferase family protein: MLRILGRVTSINVRKVLWTADEIGLGYEREDWGLPIRDPAVPEFLALNPNAQVPVMIDEAFVLWESNVIMRYLAEKEASALWPTVLQERALVDQWLTWQATELNPPWGYAVNALIRKKPEYSDAERTAESIAKWSEKMNLVEARLAQTGAYIAGETFSLADIALVLSIHRWFSTPFMHPHLPRVRDYFDRVKERKAAVPYLGETTP, from the coding sequence ATGCTCAGGATTCTGGGGCGCGTGACCTCAATCAACGTACGCAAGGTGCTGTGGACAGCCGATGAGATCGGGCTGGGTTATGAACGCGAGGATTGGGGCCTGCCCATACGCGACCCGGCGGTGCCAGAGTTCCTGGCGCTCAATCCCAATGCGCAGGTGCCGGTGATGATCGATGAGGCGTTCGTGCTCTGGGAGAGCAACGTCATCATGCGCTATCTCGCCGAAAAGGAGGCCAGTGCGCTCTGGCCAACGGTGTTGCAGGAGCGGGCGCTGGTGGATCAGTGGCTCACCTGGCAGGCAACCGAACTCAACCCGCCATGGGGCTACGCGGTCAACGCGCTGATCCGCAAGAAGCCCGAATATTCCGATGCGGAGCGCACGGCAGAATCAATCGCCAAGTGGAGCGAGAAGATGAATCTCGTCGAGGCGCGTCTGGCCCAGACCGGAGCCTATATCGCTGGCGAGACATTCAGCCTCGCCGATATCGCGCTGGTCCTCTCCATCCATCGCTGGTTCTCGACCCCGTTCATGCATCCACATCTGCCGCGCGTGCGGGACTATTTCGATCGGGTCAAGGAAAGGAAGGCGGCAGTGCCTTATCTGGGCGAGACTACGCCTTAA
- a CDS encoding PilZ domain-containing protein, with product MSVAVNATERTADTTDIRFVGVLSGCYTLSNKRDGLTGALKVFACRTQSISPDRLVLDGALFGAAGDRVALKLEEVGLLRGVVDRVLATGLAIDLHLDPEERVKLAGKLAWIKKRRFKHILDKRAYPRWFPRNPRTNIIFADGEKLDAFIIDLSRSGVAISAEVKPALGTPMAVGHVLGRVVRHLEHGFAVGFAALHEEKGIEDELTTLLLGSDEARLANLKTYSAILSVVP from the coding sequence ATGTCTGTTGCAGTCAATGCCACTGAGAGGACAGCGGATACTACCGACATCAGGTTCGTAGGCGTGCTCAGCGGTTGCTACACGCTTTCCAACAAGCGTGACGGCCTCACCGGCGCGCTGAAGGTCTTTGCCTGCCGCACGCAAAGCATCTCGCCGGACCGGCTGGTGCTGGACGGCGCGCTTTTCGGCGCGGCGGGGGATCGCGTGGCGCTCAAGCTCGAAGAGGTGGGCTTGCTGCGCGGCGTCGTCGACCGTGTATTGGCGACGGGGCTGGCCATAGACCTTCATCTCGATCCTGAAGAGCGGGTCAAGCTTGCGGGCAAGCTGGCCTGGATCAAGAAGCGCCGCTTCAAGCACATCCTCGACAAGCGCGCTTATCCGCGCTGGTTCCCGCGCAACCCGCGCACCAACATCATTTTCGCAGATGGCGAGAAGCTTGATGCGTTCATCATCGACCTTTCGCGATCAGGTGTAGCGATCTCGGCCGAGGTCAAGCCGGCGCTCGGAACGCCGATGGCGGTCGGTCACGTGCTAGGGCGGGTGGTGCGCCATCTCGAGCATGGCTTCGCGGTAGGGTTCGCGGCGCTGCACGAGGAAAAGGGTATCGAGGACGAACTGACGACTCTGCTGCTGGGCAGCGACGAGGCGCGGCTCGCCAACCTCAAGACCTACAGCGCGATCCTGTCTGTCGTTCCCTGA
- a CDS encoding DUF1153 domain-containing protein — translation MTVQMRSRVKYVIGPDGSPLTIADLPPSNTRRWVIRRKAEVVAAVRGGLLSLEEACARYTLSVDEFLNWQAAIDKHGLAGLRTTWIQHYRDG, via the coding sequence ATGACCGTACAAATGCGTTCTCGCGTTAAGTACGTTATCGGCCCAGACGGCAGTCCATTGACGATTGCCGATTTGCCGCCGTCTAACACCCGTCGTTGGGTGATCCGCCGCAAGGCTGAGGTCGTTGCCGCCGTGCGTGGCGGCCTGCTGAGCCTTGAAGAGGCTTGTGCACGCTATACTTTGAGCGTGGACGAGTTCCTCAACTGGCAGGCAGCCATCGACAAGCATGGCCTAGCCGGCCTGCGCACCACCTGGATTCAGCATTATCGCGACGGCTGA
- a CDS encoding flagellar hook assembly protein FlgD has protein sequence MAVSGVNNVSSNTSLSGSGKTIAGNFDTFLQILTTQLKNQNPLDPLDTNQFTAQLVQFSGVEQQLKTNSYLEALINVNASSSGTQAMNLIGKQVTADTVASELRDGKATWILDSSEKASMAKIQIKDASGNVVYAAERSLDAGENTFVWDGKGTDGTTLPDGVYSVAVSATNVAGGTVSVTSQMSGKVDGIDLSGDQPYLLIGKARFSLGSVKSVRA, from the coding sequence ATGGCTGTCAGCGGCGTCAACAACGTCTCCAGCAACACTTCGCTCTCCGGCTCCGGCAAGACCATCGCGGGCAACTTCGATACGTTCCTGCAGATTCTGACTACCCAGCTCAAGAACCAGAACCCGCTCGACCCGCTGGATACCAACCAGTTCACGGCCCAGCTCGTGCAGTTCTCGGGTGTCGAGCAGCAGCTCAAGACCAATTCCTATCTTGAGGCGCTGATCAACGTGAACGCATCGAGCTCGGGTACGCAGGCGATGAACCTCATCGGCAAGCAGGTCACGGCCGATACGGTGGCCAGCGAATTGCGCGACGGCAAGGCGACCTGGATTCTCGATTCCTCGGAAAAGGCCTCGATGGCCAAGATCCAGATCAAGGATGCCAGCGGCAATGTCGTCTACGCTGCAGAGCGGTCGCTCGATGCGGGCGAGAACACCTTCGTGTGGGACGGCAAGGGCACCGACGGCACCACCCTGCCCGATGGCGTCTATTCGGTTGCCGTGTCGGCCACCAACGTCGCCGGCGGCACGGTCAGCGTCACTTCGCAGATGTCGGGCAAGGTCGATGGCATCGATCTTTCGGGCGACCAGCCGTATCTGCTCATCGGCAAGGCCCGCTTCAGCCTCGGTAGCGTGAAGTCCGTTCGCGCCTGA
- a CDS encoding flagellar hook-length control protein FliK, producing MQFIPTISPVPSVAPKAAATPSEPKAKSSSDFANLLASQPVRDAKAPTTGDTSTPVDSTTATGETDKGKQDEGKTLLDDLLAALGKLDAALQGDQPVDPTLVDNVNAALAAFANYLGVDIATLQAGAGQSEGGSAIDPTSLLGQLTQKAGDVSKLLGAGSDLGGKLDALMQQLQTKGGLSGETLAKLGFALEPNPLPAPELATPELKLPESTITKATETAATPKPAEIKPAEPAPVEAKPAASDKAPKATEAAAPAPTKEAHAKPKAESQPAAEADQPADPNPALPGTSAVAKLEVVGGVRAVQAAYQAPPTQVNVPQLAFDIVRHVQAGNTKFHVRLDPPELGRIDVRLDVDRAGNVTTRLTVEKAETLDLLQRDQRGLEKALAQAGLEGSKTNLEFSLRQNPSSQRDAQDQDSRSPFAPASGSAANDDGAEPTTITQYRGTASAGGLNLFV from the coding sequence GTGCAATTCATTCCGACGATCAGCCCCGTTCCCTCCGTTGCGCCCAAGGCGGCCGCAACGCCGAGCGAGCCCAAGGCGAAGTCCAGTTCTGATTTCGCCAACCTGCTCGCCTCCCAGCCGGTCCGCGACGCCAAGGCGCCGACCACGGGCGACACCTCGACGCCTGTCGATTCCACCACTGCAACCGGGGAAACCGACAAGGGCAAGCAGGACGAGGGCAAGACCCTGCTCGACGACCTTCTGGCTGCACTCGGCAAACTCGACGCCGCGCTCCAGGGCGACCAGCCGGTCGACCCGACGCTGGTCGACAACGTCAACGCGGCGCTGGCGGCTTTCGCCAATTATCTGGGCGTAGACATCGCGACCCTGCAGGCAGGCGCCGGCCAGTCCGAAGGCGGCTCGGCCATCGATCCCACTTCCCTGCTCGGCCAACTTACGCAAAAGGCGGGCGACGTCTCCAAGCTCCTTGGCGCGGGTTCGGATCTCGGCGGCAAGCTCGATGCGCTCATGCAGCAACTTCAGACCAAGGGCGGCCTTTCGGGCGAAACCCTGGCCAAACTGGGGTTCGCGCTGGAACCCAATCCATTGCCGGCGCCAGAACTGGCGACGCCCGAACTGAAGCTTCCCGAAAGCACGATCACCAAGGCGACTGAAACCGCCGCGACGCCCAAGCCTGCCGAGATCAAGCCGGCAGAGCCCGCGCCCGTCGAGGCCAAGCCTGCCGCTTCGGACAAGGCTCCCAAGGCCACCGAAGCCGCCGCACCCGCTCCCACCAAGGAAGCGCATGCCAAGCCCAAGGCCGAGAGCCAGCCTGCCGCCGAGGCCGACCAACCCGCGGATCCGAACCCCGCCTTGCCCGGCACCTCTGCGGTCGCCAAGCTTGAAGTCGTGGGCGGAGTTCGTGCCGTGCAGGCGGCCTATCAGGCGCCCCCGACCCAGGTGAACGTGCCCCAGCTCGCCTTCGACATCGTGCGGCACGTTCAGGCCGGCAACACCAAGTTCCACGTCCGGCTCGACCCGCCCGAACTCGGCCGCATCGACGTCCGGCTCGATGTGGACCGCGCCGGCAACGTGACTACGCGCCTTACGGTCGAAAAGGCTGAAACGCTGGACCTGCTTCAGCGCGACCAGCGTGGCCTTGAAAAGGCGCTGGCCCAGGCCGGCCTCGAAGGCAGCAAGACCAATCTCGAATTCTCGCTGCGGCAGAACCCCTCGTCCCAGCGCGACGCGCAGGACCAGGATAGCCGCTCGCCCTTTGCACCGGCCTCGGGCAGCGCGGCAAACGATGATGGTGCCGAACCCACCACCATTACCCAGTATCGCGGCACCGCCTCTGCCGGCGGCCTCAACCTCTTCGTCTAG
- the mnmA gene encoding tRNA 2-thiouridine(34) synthase MnmA translates to MLNSLDIAKRPEDTRVVVAMSGGVDSSVVAGLLARQGYDVMGITLQLYDHGEATHRKGACCAGQDIHDARRVAAALGIPHYVLDYEERFKNAVMEPFANAYRQGETPVPCIACNQSVKFVDLMAVAQDLGADVLATGHYVQSILGEDGLRHLKRPVDADRDQTYFLFATTREQLDFLRFPLGGMTKPEVRELAREFGLEIAEKHDSQDICFVPQGKYTDIIRKMHPEALQGGEIVHLDGRVLGRHEGIINYTIGQRKGLGIAAAEPLYVVKLEHKTGRVVVGPREALKTHTVKLRDVNWLGAEAIEEAARGNGLPVQAKVRSTRAPQDGVLHVVNGEVFVSLVTGEYGISPGQACVFYVDESATTEVLGGGFISEAVPQALVA, encoded by the coding sequence ATGTTGAACTCGCTTGATATTGCCAAGCGTCCCGAGGACACGCGCGTTGTCGTGGCCATGTCCGGGGGCGTTGATAGTTCGGTTGTGGCCGGACTGCTTGCTCGCCAGGGCTATGACGTGATGGGCATTACCCTGCAGCTTTACGATCACGGCGAAGCTACGCACCGGAAGGGCGCGTGCTGCGCCGGCCAGGATATCCACGATGCGCGGCGCGTTGCGGCGGCGCTCGGGATTCCCCACTACGTGCTCGATTATGAAGAGCGCTTCAAGAATGCGGTGATGGAGCCCTTCGCCAATGCCTATCGGCAGGGCGAGACGCCGGTGCCGTGCATTGCCTGCAACCAGTCGGTCAAGTTCGTAGACCTGATGGCGGTAGCGCAGGACCTGGGCGCCGACGTGCTGGCCACCGGCCACTACGTCCAGAGCATTTTGGGCGAGGATGGGCTGCGCCATCTCAAGCGCCCGGTCGATGCCGATCGCGACCAGACCTATTTCCTCTTCGCCACGACGCGCGAGCAGCTCGATTTCCTGCGCTTTCCGCTCGGCGGCATGACGAAGCCGGAAGTGCGCGAGCTCGCCCGCGAGTTCGGCCTCGAGATCGCTGAAAAGCACGACAGCCAGGACATCTGCTTCGTGCCGCAGGGCAAGTACACCGATATCATCCGCAAGATGCATCCCGAGGCGCTTCAGGGCGGCGAGATCGTGCATCTGGATGGCCGCGTGCTCGGCCGGCACGAAGGCATCATCAACTACACGATCGGGCAGCGTAAGGGCCTCGGGATCGCGGCGGCGGAGCCGCTCTACGTGGTCAAGCTGGAGCACAAGACCGGCCGCGTCGTCGTCGGTCCGCGCGAAGCGCTCAAGACCCACACGGTCAAGCTGCGCGACGTCAACTGGCTCGGGGCAGAGGCGATCGAGGAGGCGGCTCGCGGCAACGGCCTGCCGGTCCAGGCCAAGGTCCGCTCCACCCGCGCACCGCAGGATGGGGTGCTGCATGTCGTCAATGGCGAGGTCTTCGTAAGTCTCGTCACAGGCGAATACGGCATCTCGCCGGGGCAGGCCTGCGTCTTCTATGTCGATGAAAGCGCGACCACGGAAGTGCTGGGTGGCGGTTTCATTTCGGAGGCCGTGCCGCAGGCCCTGGTGGCCTGA
- a CDS encoding RNA polymerase sigma factor: protein MDATAQTSELIKRAINGDGGAFAIILEGHYDLIYRTAYKWCGNRTDAEDVAQDVCVKLATAIRSFDGRSAFTSWLYRVTLNAVRDMQRARVRHGRRADALALVSPEDAPAEQEDATTAGELWAAVRDLPDQQRDAVLLVYAEDMSHREAGEILGCKEATVSWHIHEAKKTLRGLL from the coding sequence TTGGACGCGACGGCGCAAACCAGCGAGCTGATCAAGCGCGCCATCAATGGTGATGGCGGCGCTTTCGCGATCATTCTCGAGGGGCATTACGACCTCATCTACCGCACCGCCTACAAGTGGTGCGGCAATCGGACGGATGCCGAAGACGTGGCGCAGGATGTCTGCGTCAAGCTGGCAACCGCGATCAGGAGCTTCGACGGGCGCTCCGCGTTCACCAGCTGGCTCTATCGGGTAACGCTCAATGCGGTGCGCGACATGCAACGGGCTCGCGTCCGGCACGGACGCCGCGCCGATGCCCTGGCGCTGGTTTCGCCCGAGGATGCGCCGGCCGAGCAGGAGGACGCGACGACGGCCGGCGAACTTTGGGCCGCCGTGCGAGACTTGCCTGACCAACAGCGCGACGCCGTGCTGCTCGTCTATGCCGAAGACATGAGCCACAGGGAGGCAGGGGAGATCCTGGGCTGCAAGGAGGCCACAGTCTCCTGGCACATCCACGAAGCGAAAAAGACCCTGAGGGGGCTTTTATGA